The stretch of DNA CGCTCGTGGGCGAGCACTGCGTCGAGTTCGTCGCCGGAGAGGGCCGCCAGAGTCGCTGTGCTCACAACGATTCCGCCCTGGCGTCGAGGCAACGCGAACGGCGAGGCCCGGCCGTCGGGAAACACGAGTACCCGATACCCGCGAACCGTGGTTGCGTTCGATCTCATGCGGATTTCCGCCCCGGCCCGACGGGCCCGACGTCCCCTGCTGCGCACGCGTAGTACGACCGCGAGTACCGCGATGACCACGAGCAGGGCGGGGCCTGTCATCACGACGATGGTTGGAATTCCCAAACGGAACAGCGGTTCGGTCCACGGATTCGAGGATTCGAGACATCGTCGGCAGATGCCCGCCGATTCTTCACTAGTGTCGCGTGTCGTTAGATAGTTTATGGTTGTGCTTTCTTCAGGATTTCGTCGGCGGTCGTGGTCCAGACGAAGGGGTGTTTGCGGTCGTTCCAGCCGTTGATAAAGGCGCGGATTTTGGCGTTGAGGTCTTTGACTGAGGTGAAGACGCCGCGGCGGATGGCTTGGCGGTCGATGATGCCGAACCAGACTTCGACGAGGTTGAGCCAGGAGCCGGAGGTCGGGGTGAAGTGGATGTGAATGTTCGGGTGCTGCTCGAGCCAGTCGCGGACTTCAGCCTTTTTATGGGTGGCGTAGTTGTCCATCACCAGGTGTAGTTCCCGGTTGCCGTAGGCGCGGTCGATCTGCCGCAGGAACGCCAGGAACTCCTGGTGGCGATGTCGTGGCTTGACGGCTGCGGTGACTTGTCCGGTCGCGATCTCCAACGCGGCGAACAGTGTGGTGGTGCCGTGTCGTTTGTAGTCGTGGGTGCGGCGTTCGATCTGTCCCGGCTGCATCGGGAGCATCGGTGCGGTCCGATCCAGGGCCTGGATCTGGGATTTCTCGTCCACGCACAGTACGATCGCGTTCTCCGGTGGCTCCAGGTACAGGCCGACGACGTCGGTGACCTTGGCGACCAGTTCGGGATCGGTGGAGAACTTGAAGGTTCCCGACCGCCACGGCTGAACCCCGTATTCGCGCCAGGCACGGGCAACGGTGGCGTTCCCGATCCCCAAATGGCCGGCCAACAGGCGTGAGGACCAGTGCGTGACGCCGTACTTCTTCGGCGGTGGCATCAACGTAGCCGAAACGACCTCGGCATGATCGAGATGCCGCGGACGGCCCGGTCGGTCAGCATCGAGGAGGCCGTCCAGGCCGCCATGAAGATAGCGGTCACGCCATTTGAGGACCGTCGGCACCGACGTCCCGACCACCTCGCTGATCCGCGTGTTCGCCACACCCGCAGCCGCCAGCGACACGATCCGCGCACGCCGCACCAGGCCCGCCGACGTCGAGGTCGACCGCAACAGCCGGTCCAGTTCAGCAGCATCGCCCTCACGCAATTGCAGCGCCGGGGCCGGAGAATTCGCCATATCCCATTATCGCAAGCCGCAAACCATCAACTCATTAACGACACGCGACACTAGATCGGCCGGTCGTCATCCATGCGAACAGCGGTCCAGTCGAAGCGAAAGCGACGAGCCACACCGCCACACCACCGATGAGCAGAAGGGTCGCCAGTCGCGGATAGCGTGCCAGTGCGGGCGACGCCACACGGATGAGGCGCGGTCCGGCGACCGCGCTGATCAGCAGAGCAGCGAGGAGCGCGACCGGCAGCACCGCTGGAGTCACGATGATGTATCGGTGTCGTCGGCGTTGGGATCAGTGCGCTGGAGATAGTCCCGAAGCAGGTCGGCATCCTCTGCTGAGATGCGGTCGACGAAGTGCAGGATCGACGCACCGTGATCCCGACTGCTAGCGAGGGCCTGGCTCATCAGGTTGGCGGCGTGCACATCGCGATCATGGCGGGCGTGGTATTGCACGAGCCGCCGACGTCGGTGCGCGCCGACCAGGTTCTTGCGCTCGAGATTCTGCAGCACCGTTGCGATCGTTGTATAGGCGGGCGTGGTCGGCAGGCTCGCGATGATGTCGCGGATCGACGAGGGCCCCCGATCCCAGAGCACGTCCATCACCTGCTGTTCCAGCGGTCCCAGCCGAACCGGCTGTCCAGAGGTCACGACATGCCTCCGCCGACGGCTGGTCGTGGACAACGATCGCGATTATGCAGACGTATCGCCAGCGCCACCCATAGCAGCGTGATGCCGACGAGTGCGAGTACCGGCTGAAGTGGCGCGAACCAGGATTGCGCACCGGCGTACCCGAAGGCCATCAACGCAAACTTGTTGCACACCGGGCAGCCGACCGCGAACCACGACGCCACCGCACCCACCAGGCCGAACCGGCCCGGCGCCGCCCGGTCGTCGCCGGGGCCCGACGCGGGCGCCGAATCCACGTACGTCGCTGCGAGAAGACCCGTCAGCACCGCGGTGATGACGAGTACCGGGTAGTTCCACATGACCGGCGCGATGTCACGACCGAACAAGTTGTTCGGGATGAGAACGGTGACCACACCGATGAACACACCGACAACACCGGTGACGACGACGCCGACGGCACTCTCGCGCAATGACGCCTGCTGGAGGGCATCCACCACGTTCCGTGGAGCACTCCGCAGGGCCAGCCTGATCTGAGAAGACTGCATGCCCCGATTATGCACGACGCTCGACTATTCTGCATAGTAGATTACTATCCAACTTAGTAACTGTGACGACGATCGGAGCATGCGTGAACGACAGTGGGATCTCGTGGGCGAAAGTGCTGATACCGAGTGTGATCGTGGTCATCGCCGCAGCCCTGGTGGCCTTCGTGATCGTCAACGACGCGAGCGACAATCAGCCCGCGGTATCGGCGGACTCCAGCGAGCCGTTCCCCTACGACATCGGGATCGAGCGCCGTTCGGCGGCCGACCCTCTGGCGTTCGGGCGTATCGACGCCCCGATCACGATGGTGGTCTTCAGCGACTACCAGTGCCCCTACTGTGCGCAGTGGTCCCGCGACTCACTTCCGGCCATGTTGGCCAGAGTCGACACCGGGCAACTCCGAATCGAGATGCGGGACGTGAGTGTCTTCGGCGAGCCCTCACGACGAGCCGCCCAGGCCGCTTATGCGGCCGCCCGCCAAGATCGCTATCTCCAGTTCCACGATGCTCTGTTCGCCGGCGGTGAGAAGCGTCCGGCAAGCGAGCTCACCGATCAAGCCCTGATCGACACGGCGACCAGGTTAGGTCTCGACATCACCAGATTCACCGCCGACATGATGTCGGCGTCAACGCGCGTGGCGGTGGATCGCAACGAACACGACGCCACCACCGTGGGCGCATTCTCCACGCCCTCGTTCATCCTCGGTGGCCAACCGATCGCCGGAGCGGGCCCGACCTCACTGTATTTGGACAAGCTCGACGCACTGCTCCCAGGCGGCGAGTAGCGGCGTGGACATCGGAATGGTCGCCGCTTTCGCGGGCGGCGGACTCGCCCTGCTGAGCCCATGTGCGGCATTGCTGCTGCCCGCATCTTCGCATCGACGGTCGGCACCCGAGGCCGACTGCTTGTACACGGCGTCGTGTTCTACATCGGTCTGTTGACTACCCTGATCCCCGTCGGTATAGGCGTCGGCGCGATCGCCGGCCTCGTCGCACGGCATCGTTCGATGATCATCGCGGTCGCCTCCGCCGTGATCATCTTGCTCGGGTTGCTACAGCTGGCCGGGCGCGGGTTCGACATGGGCCGCATGGTCCCGGGAATTGCTCGTCTACAAGAGCAGTCATTGCATCGAGCCGGTTGGGTCAAGACACTCATCCTCGGCGCGGTGAGCGGTGTCGCAGGGTTCTGCACGGGCCCGATTCTCGGCGCGGTGCTGACCATGTCCGCATCGCGCGGGATGAGCGGCGCCGCCGTCCTGCTCGGAATATACGCCCTGGGCATGGTCGTACCGTTGATCGCGATCGCGACCGTATGGAACCGCATGGGCGATCACACCCGGAGACTCCTCCGCGGCCGCGAACTAAGGCTCGGCGCGGTCCGCATCCACACAACGAATCTCATCTCCGGGCTGCTGCTCGTCGCCGTCGGTATCGCGTTCTGGCGTACTAACGGGTTCATCAGCGTTCCCGAGCCCATCGACGCCGACACCCAGCTCAGCCTGCAGGACGCCGTTGCCCTTCTCGCCGATCCGGTCATCGACATCGTCGCCGTCGTCGCGATCGCGGCGGCACTTCTGTTCTGGTGGTGGCGGCGCGACCTCAAGCATTCGACAGACAGCTCAGCCGGGGAGAATCGATCGGGCGAGTGAGGTTGTGTGCACGCCGTCGGACCAGACGGGTTACCCACGAGCCTATGGCGCGAGGATCAGCTGTCGGCACGGTGCAGGGCGTCATCGACCGCCTTGACGAACGTTTGAGTCGGTAGCGCCCCGAGGATCGGGTGCCCGTCGACGACGAATGCCGGTGTCGAGTTCAGTCCGGTGAGTGAACCTTCGCTGGAGCTGTTGGTGATTGCACTGATCGTCGCGTTGGAATTCACGTCTCGGGCGAACCGTGTCATGTCCAAGCCGAGATCGCGCGCAAGATCGAAGAGGGCACCAGAGGTCAGCTGCCGCGCCGGCCGCGTCTGCCCGCCCGCGAACAGGCGATCGTGGTACTCGAGAAAGCGGCCCTGCAGACCAGCGGCATACGCCGCCCTCGAGGCAAGCACCGAAAGCTCCCCGTAGACGTTCAGATCACGGAACTCGATCCTCAACTCGCCGCGCTCGGTATAGCGAAGCAGCGTAGGCAGCGTTCGATCGCTCCACGCTGCACAGAACGGACACTGATAGTCGGAGTAGGCCACCATGACTACCGGCGCGTCGATCGGCCCCACGCTGATCGGATCATCGGAATCGCGACGTTCCAGCGAATCGCCGAACGGTCCCGGCGTCGCCGCTGCTCCCGATGCGGTGACCTCTTCCGAATCTCGGTCGCTGTACACAGCGTGAAGCGCGAAGACACCGACCAGCACGAGACCGACGGCGACTACCGCTAATCGCACTGCGGGTGACCGTGCCACCGTGGCGACCGCAGACATCTATGCACTCCCTACCATCGATGCCCTTGAACGGGCGTTGCCTCCATTACTATGCTGCATAGTAACGGAGAGACTGGAGCTTCCGTGCGACCGAGACGCACAGTCTGGGCTGCCGCACAATCAGGCGGCGGGTTCGGTCAAGCAGCCTGACGGGCTGGTGTGGTCATGATGGTCTCGTATGCGACTGGGGGTCTATCCGCCGAGGCGCGGCTGTCGCCGACGGCGGTGGCAGGTCCGCTCAATCCCGGCGACGATCGCGATCGGCAGTCGCTCGCCGGTCGTCCACGCCCTGCGGTCGAGGACGTCCTTCAGCAGCAGCGCGAAGAACGATTCCATCCGCGGCCGTCCGACATCGCCTAGACCACGATCAACCGATGATCTCCGCCGCCAGCTCACGTGCCTGGTCGAGCACGTCGTCTGCACCGAAGAGTTCACGATGGGTGTTCGCCGCACACAGGAACGCATCCATACGGAACGCGTCACGACGAGGGTTCACGGCGCCCGCGACCGTGAGTTCAGATTCCAACAGATCGAGCCACTCACGTTTGAGCGCGCGAATCGCGTCAGCGACAGGGCCTTCACGGCCCCCGTACTCCGCAGTCCCGGCGACGATGAAGCAGCCGCCGGGAAACACCTCCGCACGCAAGTACGAGCACCAGCGATCGAGTATCGCCCGCAGTCGCTCTCGTCCAGGCTCCCGCATCCAGACGGGCGCGATGACTGCGTCGAGATAGACCCGGCGCGCCTCGGCCACTGCTGCCACCTGGATCGACTCTCGATCACCGAACACCGTGAGGATGCCGCTCTTGCTCAGTCCGGTGGCCTTCGCCAGCGAGCCGACGGTGATCGAGTCGAGCCCGTGCGTGGTAGCGATGTCGGCGGCTTTCCGTGCGACGGTTCGGCGGGTGAGATCTCCTCGCGCGCGCCGCCCGTCAGTTGTGGACTCCGGTGACATCCCTCGATGGTATGCGACCGACTGGACGCACTGCGGGGCGTCGCCTACGATCACTAAACGTCCGATCGATCGTATAGTTTGGAGGGCCGATGACCGCCGCCTATGAAGAGCTCATCGAGGAGACGTGCGACGTCGATGCCGCGCCGGCGCTGGTGTGGGGCCTGATCAACGATCCCCGTCGGATGTCGGAGTGGAGTCCGCAGGTCGATTCCGTGCGGCTCCGCGGCGGAACCGAGGAACTCGGCCCGGGTACCGAGTTCAGCAACCTCAATCACGAGGGCGGTCTGACGTGGGCCACCCACGGCACGATCGTGCGGTTCGAGTCCGAACGCGAAATGGCCTTCCGGATCAGGGAGAACGCGGCCGTCTGGTCGTTCAGACTGGAGCCCATTCCCGGCGGCGGCACGCATATCACTCAGCAGCGTCAGACCCCGGGCGGGCTCTCGTCCTACTCCCTCGAACTCACGGAGAGCCACTTCGGAGGACAGGAACGGTTCACGCAGACGCTGCGAGCGGGAATGCGGCAGACGCTGGCGAGGATCAAAGCCGCGGCCGAAGACGCCGAGCGCTGAACAACACGCACGCACTACCCTCGACCACATGCGATTCGGAGTCTGCATCCTGCCCGACATGCCGTGGCGACAAGCACGCCCGCTCTGGGAGCGGGCCGAGCAGATGGGCTTCGACCACGCGTGGACATACGACCATCTCGTCTGGGGCGGTCTGCCCGACTCGCAGTGGTTCTCGTGCATCCCCACTCTGACCGCCGCGGCCGCCGTCACATCCCGACTCCGCCTCGGCACCTACGTCGCGTCACCCAACTTCCGCCACCCGGCGGCGTTCGCGCGCGAGATCCAGACCCTGACCGACATCTCCGACGACAGGCTGCTCGTCGGCCTCGGCGTCGGCGGCTCCCCCGACAGCGGACTCCTCGGACAGCCGGAACTCACGGTGCGCCGACGAGTCGACCGTTTCCAGGAGTTCGTCGACGTTCTCGACACCACCCTGACCGACGATCACGTGAGCATCGACGGCGACTACTTCTCCACCCGTGACATGCGTCTGGTCGGCGGCGAGGTGCGGTCCCGGATACCGCTGATCCTCGCGGGGAACGGACCGCGCTCGGTCCGCTTCGCGGCACGGCGCGGCGACGGCTGGGTCACCACCGGATCGCCCGCCGACACCGTCGACGAGTGGTTCCACGCCATCGCCGCCAACCGGGAGTTGCTGGTCGAGACCGCCGACGGCCGCGACCTGGACACCTACCTGTCCCTCGACTTCGCACCCGTCTCCCCGCTGGCGTCGCCGGCCGCATTCGACGATCTCGTCGGACGCGCCGCCGCCATCGGGTTCAGCGATGTGATCGTGCACTGGCCGCGCGACAGCGAACCGTACCGCGGCGACGTCGCCGTACTCGACGAGCTGGCATCGCGAGGTCTGGCGGGCTGACTGCTCAGTGCTCGGCCGGTTCGAGCGTCGTTCCCTTCGGCACCACGAACCACACGATCACCGCGACCGCCACCATGATCCCGCCGCCGATCAGACTCGTGGTCTGCATCGACTCGGTGAACGCGTGCCCGGCGACATCCGCCAACTGCGGGAGCCCGGCCTGCTCCGCCACGTCGACGGCGGCCCCGATCGATTCGCGCGCGGGATCCATCACAGCGCTCGGCAACGCCTCCACCTGCGACGACGAGTCGAGTTGCGCTCGGTACACGACCGAGGCGATCGATCCGAGGATCGCCACCCCGAGCACGCTGCCCACCTCATAGGAGGTCTCCTCCATGGCGGCGGCGTTGCCCGCCCGATGCTCCGGGCTGCCCGACATGATCAGCACCGATCCGACGGCCAACGAACCGATCCCCGCGCCGACCAGCACCAAGGAGGCGACGACGGTGCCGTAACCGAGATCGCCGGGAACGACGAAGAGAACGATCATCCCGATCCCGGCCGACGTGATCGATCCGGCGAGCACCGCACGGGGTCCTATCGCCTCGGCGGCTCGCGGTGCGATGAGCGAGGCCACCGCGGACGCGACCGCCAACGGCAGCAGCTTCAGCCCGGTCGCGATCGCCGAACTGCCGTCCACGCTCTGCAGCCATTGCGCGAGCAGCAGCAGGGCGGCGCCCATGGCGAACATCGAGCCGAGCGCCGCGGTGATGCCGCCGGTGAACGGCCGGATGCGGAACAGTCCGATGTCGAGCATCGGATCGGCCTGTCGCAGGCTACGGCGCACGAACACGGTCAGCACGAGAACGGCGATCACGAACACCGCCCACGCCGACGGAACCGCCAGGCTCGACTCCTTGCCGAACTTCTTGATCGACCACATCAACGCGACCATGCCGCCGAACGAGAGCACGATCGTGGTCCAGTCCCACGTCCCCGGACTGGGCGAACGCGATTCGGGCAGCAGGAAGGCTCCCGCGATCACCGCGACGACCATCAGCGGCACGTTGACCAGGAACGCCGCGTGCCAGGACAGGTGCTCCAGCAGGAAGCCGCCGACCAGCGGTCCGACGGCGGCGCCGAGCCCCGCGATCGCCGACCAGATCGCGAGGGCCTTGGCTCGCTGTCTCGCGTCGGCGAAGATGGTCCGGATCACCGACAGCGTCGTCGGCATGATCAGCGCACCGCCGATGCCGAGGGCGGCGCGGATCGCGATCACCTGACCCGCGGAGTCGGCGACAAGCACGAGCAGGGACGCCACCGCGAACACGAGGTAGCCGGTCAGCAGGGCGCGTTTGCGACCCCATCGATCGGCGACGGAGCTCGCCGCGACGAGCAGGCCCGCCAGCACCAGCGAGTACACGTCGACGATCCACAGCAGTTGCTGACCACTCGGCCGCAGATCCCGCGACATGGTCGGCAGTGCGATGTTGAGGATCGTCATGTCCATCGTCACGACGAGCAGACTCGCCGAGAGCACGGCCGTCGCGGCCCATGCCCGACGCGACGACAGGTTCGGAACTGTTGTGGCCGCGGTCATCTCGACTCCTCCTCGACGATGAACGGTGCGATGGCGTGCGCCAGGTCGGCACGATCGACCGGCTCGCCGCGGATCGCCGCATGCACGGTGGCCCCGTCGGAGATCATCGCCACGGCGACGGCGTTCGAGGCGCCGATGTGCGGGGTCAGCACGTCGACGAGTCCGTCGGTCCACGACAGCGCGAGCTCACGGACATGCTCGTCGAATGTGGCGGTCGCGGTCAGGGCCACGTCGGCGACGACATTGCGCCGCACCGACACGTACTCGTGCAGCGAGTCGATGAGCCTTCGCGCGGCGGCGCCGGGGTCGGTCGCGAGCTCGGTGCGGATCTCGTGGAGCTCGTCCTCGATCTCATGAGCGAGCAGGGCGAGTCCCTCCGCACGCAGTTCGTCCAAAGACGCGAAGTACGCCGTCGTCGAACCGAGCGGCACCCGTGCTCGCGTGGCGACGAGTCGATGGGTCAGTTTGCCGGGCCCGACCTCGACGATCAGGTCGGCCGCCGCCTGCACGATCGCAGCACGTCGCGCCTGCGGGTCGTGTCTGGCCATGAGGAGTCTCCATTTCTGTACGTTTGTACATGTACGTTTGTACAGAAATGACGTCGGCAGCGCAACCGCCCCGGCCCTTCCCTTGCTCCGCGCGCCGGTGCTACATTCGCGTCAACCATTTCCTACACAACTGTAGGAAATGATCGGACGTGGACGAGGAGACCTCATGACCGCTCAGACCGCCGCGCGCCCGGCGTTCGGCGCACCGACGATGCCGCTGCGAACACAGGACTACGGCTTCTTCGGCCCCGACTCGCCGACGTGGAAGGTGTGGACGGCGCCGACCGCCCTCATCGGTTTCCAACGCGCCGTCACCCTGGAGCACTTCGACCCGGACCTCACCGCGTCGGTCGCCGACGTCGGCGCGATCTACTCGGACCCGTACGGTCGCCTCGACCACACCTTCGCCTACTTCTTGATCGCCGCCGTCGGCGACGGCGCGATGGCGGTCACCGCCGCCGACCATCTGATGAGGGTGCACGCCCAGTCGACGGGCGTCGAGCCGATCTCCGGAAAGCGATACAGCGCCAACAGCCCGTCGTCGCAGCTGTGGATCCATGTGACCGGCTGGCATTCGGTGCTCAAGTGCTACGAGACGTACGGGCCGGGGCCGCTGAGCCCCGAGGAGGAGAAGCGGTACTGGACCGAATGCGTCGTCGCCGCCGGCCTGCAGACCTGTAAGGAGTCGGACGTCCCGACCTCACGCGCCGAGGTCCGCGAGTACTTCGAATCCGTGCGACCCCGGCTGTGCGTATCGGAGCGCGCACGGCGGGGCATGCACTACCTGCTGCACACCCCGCTCGATCGCGGCGCACGGGTGTGGGCGTCGAGCCGACTCGTCGCACCCGCCGCGATCGCGACACTGCCCGCCTGGATGCGCGTGC from Gordonia humi encodes:
- a CDS encoding IS630 family transposase, producing the protein MANSPAPALQLREGDAAELDRLLRSTSTSAGLVRRARIVSLAAAGVANTRISEVVGTSVPTVLKWRDRYLHGGLDGLLDADRPGRPRHLDHAEVVSATLMPPPKKYGVTHWSSRLLAGHLGIGNATVARAWREYGVQPWRSGTFKFSTDPELVAKVTDVVGLYLEPPENAIVLCVDEKSQIQALDRTAPMLPMQPGQIERRTHDYKRHGTTTLFAALEIATGQVTAAVKPRHRHQEFLAFLRQIDRAYGNRELHLVMDNYATHKKAEVRDWLEQHPNIHIHFTPTSGSWLNLVEVWFGIIDRQAIRRGVFTSVKDLNAKIRAFINGWNDRKHPFVWTTTADEILKKAQP
- a CDS encoding BlaI/MecI/CopY family transcriptional regulator, coding for MTSGQPVRLGPLEQQVMDVLWDRGPSSIRDIIASLPTTPAYTTIATVLQNLERKNLVGAHRRRRLVQYHARHDRDVHAANLMSQALASSRDHGASILHFVDRISAEDADLLRDYLQRTDPNADDTDTSS
- a CDS encoding thioredoxin domain-containing protein, with the protein product MNDSGISWAKVLIPSVIVVIAAALVAFVIVNDASDNQPAVSADSSEPFPYDIGIERRSAADPLAFGRIDAPITMVVFSDYQCPYCAQWSRDSLPAMLARVDTGQLRIEMRDVSVFGEPSRRAAQAAYAAARQDRYLQFHDALFAGGEKRPASELTDQALIDTATRLGLDITRFTADMMSASTRVAVDRNEHDATTVGAFSTPSFILGGQPIAGAGPTSLYLDKLDALLPGGE
- a CDS encoding cytochrome c biogenesis CcdA family protein, producing the protein MTTLIPVGIGVGAIAGLVARHRSMIIAVASAVIILLGLLQLAGRGFDMGRMVPGIARLQEQSLHRAGWVKTLILGAVSGVAGFCTGPILGAVLTMSASRGMSGAAVLLGIYALGMVVPLIAIATVWNRMGDHTRRLLRGRELRLGAVRIHTTNLISGLLLVAVGIAFWRTNGFISVPEPIDADTQLSLQDAVALLADPVIDIVAVVAIAAALLFWWWRRDLKHSTDSSAGENRSGE
- a CDS encoding DsbA family protein, with the translated sequence MSAVATVARSPAVRLAVVAVGLVLVGVFALHAVYSDRDSEEVTASGAAATPGPFGDSLERRDSDDPISVGPIDAPVVMVAYSDYQCPFCAAWSDRTLPTLLRYTERGELRIEFRDLNVYGELSVLASRAAYAAGLQGRFLEYHDRLFAGGQTRPARQLTSGALFDLARDLGLDMTRFARDVNSNATISAITNSSSEGSLTGLNSTPAFVVDGHPILGALPTQTFVKAVDDALHRADS
- a CDS encoding TetR/AcrR family transcriptional regulator, producing the protein MSPESTTDGRRARGDLTRRTVARKAADIATTHGLDSITVGSLAKATGLSKSGILTVFGDRESIQVAAVAEARRVYLDAVIAPVWMREPGRERLRAILDRWCSYLRAEVFPGGCFIVAGTAEYGGREGPVADAIRALKREWLDLLESELTVAGAVNPRRDAFRMDAFLCAANTHRELFGADDVLDQARELAAEIIG
- a CDS encoding SRPBCC family protein, with protein sequence MTAAYEELIEETCDVDAAPALVWGLINDPRRMSEWSPQVDSVRLRGGTEELGPGTEFSNLNHEGGLTWATHGTIVRFESEREMAFRIRENAAVWSFRLEPIPGGGTHITQQRQTPGGLSSYSLELTESHFGGQERFTQTLRAGMRQTLARIKAAAEDAER
- a CDS encoding LLM class flavin-dependent oxidoreductase, which translates into the protein MRFGVCILPDMPWRQARPLWERAEQMGFDHAWTYDHLVWGGLPDSQWFSCIPTLTAAAAVTSRLRLGTYVASPNFRHPAAFAREIQTLTDISDDRLLVGLGVGGSPDSGLLGQPELTVRRRVDRFQEFVDVLDTTLTDDHVSIDGDYFSTRDMRLVGGEVRSRIPLILAGNGPRSVRFAARRGDGWVTTGSPADTVDEWFHAIAANRELLVETADGRDLDTYLSLDFAPVSPLASPAAFDDLVGRAAAIGFSDVIVHWPRDSEPYRGDVAVLDELASRGLAG
- a CDS encoding MFS transporter yields the protein MTAATTVPNLSSRRAWAATAVLSASLLVVTMDMTILNIALPTMSRDLRPSGQQLLWIVDVYSLVLAGLLVAASSVADRWGRKRALLTGYLVFAVASLLVLVADSAGQVIAIRAALGIGGALIMPTTLSVIRTIFADARQRAKALAIWSAIAGLGAAVGPLVGGFLLEHLSWHAAFLVNVPLMVVAVIAGAFLLPESRSPSPGTWDWTTIVLSFGGMVALMWSIKKFGKESSLAVPSAWAVFVIAVLVLTVFVRRSLRQADPMLDIGLFRIRPFTGGITAALGSMFAMGAALLLLAQWLQSVDGSSAIATGLKLLPLAVASAVASLIAPRAAEAIGPRAVLAGSITSAGIGMIVLFVVPGDLGYGTVVASLVLVGAGIGSLAVGSVLIMSGSPEHRAGNAAAMEETSYEVGSVLGVAILGSIASVVYRAQLDSSSQVEALPSAVMDPARESIGAAVDVAEQAGLPQLADVAGHAFTESMQTTSLIGGGIMVAVAVIVWFVVPKGTTLEPAEH
- a CDS encoding TetR/AcrR family transcriptional regulator, whose translation is MARHDPQARRAAIVQAAADLIVEVGPGKLTHRLVATRARVPLGSTTAYFASLDELRAEGLALLAHEIEDELHEIRTELATDPGAAARRLIDSLHEYVSVRRNVVADVALTATATFDEHVRELALSWTDGLVDVLTPHIGASNAVAVAMISDGATVHAAIRGEPVDRADLAHAIAPFIVEEESR
- a CDS encoding oxygenase MpaB family protein, with the translated sequence MTAQTAARPAFGAPTMPLRTQDYGFFGPDSPTWKVWTAPTALIGFQRAVTLEHFDPDLTASVADVGAIYSDPYGRLDHTFAYFLIAAVGDGAMAVTAADHLMRVHAQSTGVEPISGKRYSANSPSSQLWIHVTGWHSVLKCYETYGPGPLSPEEEKRYWTECVVAAGLQTCKESDVPTSRAEVREYFESVRPRLCVSERARRGMHYLLHTPLDRGARVWASSRLVAPAAIATLPAWMRVLGGFDQPGVVDVGYRAATRVAVAALARDPERMSRLVTTAIGPMTGSLYRQHLTAGSPLSARTVTVAEARDRLRTAAPLPHEPVDTR